GCCTGACGGTCCCGACGACCTGGGAGCAGTTCGCGGCGACCGCCCGCGCGCTGAAGGAGAAGGCTCCGGAGACGGACCTCACGACCTTCTCCGCCAACGACTCCGGTCTCTTCGCGGGCCTCGCCCAGCAGGCCGGCGCCAAGTGGTGGACCACCTCCGGCGACAAGTGGAACGTCGGCATCAACGACGCGGCCACCAAGAAGGTCGCCGACTTCTGGGGCGGCCTCGTCAAGGAGGGCGCCATCGACAACCAGCCGATGTACACCCCGGCCTGGAACAAGGCGCTCAACACCGGCAAGCAGATCGCCTGGGTCTCCGCCGTGTGGGCCCCGGGCACCCTGACCACCGCCGCGCCCGACACCAAAGGCAAGTGGGCCATGGCCCCGCTCCCCCAGTGGTCGAACAGCGAGAACGTCACCGGCAGCTGGGGCGGATCCTCCACGGCCGTGACCACGGACTCGAAGCACAAGGAGGCCGCCGCCAAGTTCGCCGCCTGGCTGAACACCGACGGCGACGCCCTCAACGCCCTGGCCAAGGAGAGCGGCATCTACCCGGCCTCCACCTCCGCCCAGCTCAGCGGCGCCTTCACCACCCCGCCGGACTACTTCTCGAACCAGGCGGACTTCTACACCACGGCCGCCAAGATCGCGAAGACCACGGCGCCGTCGGCCTGGGGCCCGAACGTGAACGTCGCCTACACGACCTTCAAGGACGCGTTCGGCGCCGCCGCGAAGGACAAGTCGGACTTCTCCGCCGCCCTGGACAAGATGCAGGCGGACACGGTCGCCGACCTCAAGAAGCAGGGCTTCGAGGTCTCCGAGTGACCATCGCACGCCGGAAGCCGTACGGGGTCAAGGGGGCCCCGTACGCTTTCCTCCTCCCCGCGACGATCCTCTTCGCCCTGTTCTTCGCACTGCCCATCGGGTACGCGATGTGGCTCAGCTTCCGCAAGGTGCACGTCTCCGGCCTCGGCCTGGGTTCGGGTGCGCGCAAGGAGGTCTGGGCCGGCCTCGAGAACTACACCGACGCCTTCACCGACAGCGAGCTGCTCGACGGCGCGCTGCGCGTCCTCGGCTACGGCTGCATCGTCGTCCCGGTGATGCTGGGCCTGGCGCTGCTGTTCGCGCTGATGCTCGACTCCGAGAAGGTGCGGCTCACCTCGTTCACCCGGCTCGCGATCTTCCTGCCGTACGCCAT
The sequence above is a segment of the Streptomyces asoensis genome. Coding sequences within it:
- a CDS encoding ABC transporter substrate-binding protein, coding for MPNTKRRRLFVRGAAATIAVALGATALAACGSSDEDSAESGPVSLTYWTWTPGMDKVVDLWNKGQGKKDQITVTVKKQASGDTLVTKILTAHKAGKAPDLVQAEYQALPTLVSNDALADIAKNVGDAKSKFADGVWQQTTLGTDAVYAVPQDIGPMMFYYRADLFKKYGLTVPTTWEQFAATARALKEKAPETDLTTFSANDSGLFAGLAQQAGAKWWTTSGDKWNVGINDAATKKVADFWGGLVKEGAIDNQPMYTPAWNKALNTGKQIAWVSAVWAPGTLTTAAPDTKGKWAMAPLPQWSNSENVTGSWGGSSTAVTTDSKHKEAAAKFAAWLNTDGDALNALAKESGIYPASTSAQLSGAFTTPPDYFSNQADFYTTAAKIAKTTAPSAWGPNVNVAYTTFKDAFGAAAKDKSDFSAALDKMQADTVADLKKQGFEVSE